A single genomic interval of Saccharomyces eubayanus strain FM1318 chromosome IV, whole genome shotgun sequence harbors:
- the SHG1 gene encoding Shg1p, which yields MAYGVEDGKKLSDKYKKEGHFDKLKRDILSNTWNGTEEGNESFEQMLRDRVASVVKEMVKEDEGLIFKNRGLTSALIESQLVKDNYSKLNNKNDDDDNDARKFELDAYIHSKLQDPKLLEMIKKQLSEAAGSQQEESNGRT from the coding sequence ATGGCGTATGGTGTAGAAGATGGTAAAAAACTATCGGACaaatacaagaaagagGGGCATTTTGACAAGCTGAAAAGAGACATACTATCCAATACTTGGAACGGCACAGAGGAGGGAAACGAATCGTTTGAACAGATGCTTCGAGACAGAGTTGCCAGTGTGGTGAAAGAAATGgtcaaagaagatgaaggtttgatattcaaaaacCGAGGGCTGACCAGTGCGTTGATAGAATCACAGTTAGTTAAAGACAACTACTCAAAattaaataataaaaatgatgatgatgataatgatgcGAGAAAGTTTGAACTAGACGCATATATACACTCCAAACTGCAAGATCCTAAACTATTagaaatgataaagaaacaactTAGTGAAGCAGCAGGCTCGCAGCAAGAGGAATCAAATGGACGTACGTAA
- the RGD1 gene encoding GTPase-activating protein RGD1, producing the protein MEETARRSVDTSGSAKVSQDNGAVDSVRLFDTPEINKVLNSDVAINALLSRLKQSLLTCEEFMKYIRKKYVFEEEHVQELSKQYKHFFNVDGSTKSSLKKMIHEVLEFDGKMAQVKQSYITALQKMYSEISSLLLTMTKLRKSVKETSKRLEKDVSDAIHSAEKAQSRYNSLCQDWDKLRMTDPSKTKLTLRGSKTTREQEEELLRKIDNADLEYKQRVDHSDSLRNTFITKERPRIVQELKDLILEMDTAMTIQLQKYTIWTENLVLNTGVTICPLDSIKSMKSLAGSISNERDLYSFLNKYNQTGKHSLLINKNLIPVSYKKHPSMNQGQKNKTLPKFAVDPSRNSIPKRMISTHNESPFLSGNNNNNAATNTIPNANTPSFNTNKQLPPTVTPSSTNTAAGAMSPSSSIVTSDTTSSMTKTLDPGNRSPQVPEELINSLDSDRPISHIQTNNHMPPGVLKNFKTFGVPLESLVEFEQDTVPAIVRQCIYVIDKFGLDQEGIYRKSANVLDVSKLKEEIDKDPSNVSMILPSKPHSDSDIYLVGSLLKTFFASLPDNVLPKALASEIKVCLQIEDPTTRRNFMHGLIYNLPDAQYWTLRALVFHLKRVLAHEPENRMNLKALCIIWGPTIAPENPDDINDVNFQIMAMEVLLEVSDQAFEPE; encoded by the coding sequence ATGGAGGAAACTGCAAGGAGATCAGTCGACACTTCCGGAAGTGCGAAAGTTTCGCAAGACAATGGTGCTGTTGATTCGGTGCGCCTGTTCGATACGCCAGAAATCAACAAGGTCCTAAATTCCGATGTGGCAATTAACGCTTTGTTGAGCCGTTTGAAGCAATCGCTGTTGACCTGCGAAGAGTTTATGAAGTAcattagaaaaaagtaCGTCttcgaagaagaacacGTCCAGGAGCTATCCAAACAATACAAGCATTTCTTCAACGTTGATGGCTCTACGAAATCGTCCTTAAAAAAGATGATCCATGAAGTATTGGAGTTTGACGGAAAGATGGCCCAAGTAAAGCAAAGTTATATAACTGCACTACAAAAGATGTATTCGGAGATAAGTAGTCTTTTGCTAACGATGACCAAACTGAGAAAATCTGTCAAGGAAACAAGTAAAAGATTGGAAAAGGACGTTTCTGACGCTATACATAGTGCAGAAAAGGCTCAATCTCGTTACAATTCATTGTGCCAAGATTGGGACAAACTTAGAATGACCGATCCATCAAAGACAAAACTGACCTTAAGAGGATCCAAGACTACTAGagagcaagaagaagaattgctAAGGAAAATTGATAATGCCGATCTTGAGTACAAGCAAAGAGTAGACCATTCAGACTCTTTAAGAAATACATTCATAACGAAAGAAAGACCAAGGATTGTTCAGGAGTTAaaagatttgattttggaaatggaCACAGCAATGACCATTCAATTACAGAAATACACGATATGGACGGAAAACCTGGTTCTAAATACAGGTGTAACAATATGCCCCTTAGACTCCATCAAATCCATGAAGTCCCTTGCCGGATCCATTTCCAATGAACGTGATCTTTACAGCTTTTTGAACAAGTATAACCAAACCGGGAAGCATTCACTTCTAATCAACAAGAACCTTATCCCTGTATCATACAAAAAGCATCCATCCATGAACCAAGGccaaaaaaacaaaacccTTCCAAAATTTGCTGTAGATCCTTCAAGAAACTCTATTCCGAAGAGAATGATTTCCACCCATAATGAGTCTCCATTTCTGAGCGgtaataacaacaacaatgcCGCTACCAACACAATTCCTAATGCCAACACGCCCTCTTTTAatacaaacaaacaactaCCACCTACTGTAACACCCTCCTCTACCAACACCGCGGCAGGGGCCATGTCaccatcttcttctattGTAACAAGCGATACTACGTCATCCATGACAAAAACTTTGGATCCTGGTAACAGGAGCCCTCAAGTCCCAGAAGAACTAATCAATTCTTTGGATTCTGATCGTCCCATTTCACATATTCAAACGAATAACCATATGCCACCCGGTGtcctgaaaaatttcaaaacgTTCGGTGTTCCATTAGAGTCATTGGTAGAGTTCGAACAAGATACGGTTCCTGCGATAGTGCGCCAGTGTATTTACGTCATCGATAAATTCGGTCTCGATCAAGAAGGGATCTATAGAAAATCAGCGAACGTACTGGATGTCAGTAAGTTAAAAGAGGAGATTGATAAGGATCCTTCTAATGTTTCTATGATTTTACCGTCAAAGCCACATTCTGACTCAGACATTTATTTGGTGGGGTCACTGTTAAAGACGTTTTTCGCATCACTACCGGATAACGTATTACCAAAGGCGCTAGCTTCAGAGATTAAAGTTTGCTTACAAATTGAAGATCCAACAACAAGGAGAAATTTCATGCATGGTTTAATATATAATCTACCCGATGCACAATATTGGACTTTAAGGGCTCTCGTGTttcatttgaaaagagtgTTAGCACATGAACCTGAAAACAGAATGAATTTGAAGGCTCTCTGTATAATCTGGGGTCCTACTATTGCCCCAGAAAACCCGGATGATATTAATGACGTaaactttcaaatcatGGCGATGGAAGTACTGTTAGAAGTTTCAGATCAAGCTTTTGAACctgaatga